From Sphaeramia orbicularis chromosome 21, fSphaOr1.1, whole genome shotgun sequence:
GTGGGTCGTGTTGAGTTTCTAGTGACAGATACAAGGTATTAATCATTTTCTGAACAAAACAACAGGCACGGCCACAGCAAGCACTATGTTTGATGGACAAAACTAAAAATGTggcatgtttttggttttttcccCCATATCAAAAGCTTTGACATTTTATCAGTGAAGCCCTGCGCTTTCATCTCAGTAAACGGTCCTCTGGGTGCTCTATAAGCTTGTCATCACTATCTCAATTTGTCATGAAAGTTCTTGCTTTGATGTAGATAGTAGAGTTTCCTCTCGCCTCTACTTTTGTGAGAAAGTCTCACAGTTGTGTTGAAATGTATGAGATCTCTTCATAAGCCTACACATTATTTTGGTCTCAGCTGCACTTGAAGGCAGAATTTAATACAGTCTGTAACACTGCTTACAGCTTCTTTAATTTTCAGCGTCACTATAAGTATATATGTTTGAGTTTTGTTTGGACCTTGAGCGCTGAAAAAACTATTGTAATTTTTTCTGACCATGACTGTCATTCAAAATAATCTGATAACGCACTAAGAGcttcattaaaggagtgatattttgcttttttaaatggaattatgcattttaaaacatttccctgtggtctacataaactgtaaatgctatgcttgggtctgaattcttcattaatttaactccataggtccatctaaaaccctatttctgagtaatgacaccagaaaggtcgttttgagcgctggccctttaaatgcaaatgagccacttcaagccccaccccctccaggttgttgaccatgcttctcTGCCCTGTttaaccacttgtgtttgtttagtacaaccaacaactgaacattttatgtaatcggctcaaagtttgaacatattttcagtatggactacaactgctgctgctgataaacaattatgtcgtactcggagaaatgttcgtcggaagtcttgaccttatatgtgcagatgttgtgacgtaactagttataaaatgtaacaaattaaacaggaattaaaacaggttgtagaaatccactccatttttgccagaatgaatataaatatagctttgcagcacctggagggttcaaattcaaactttatgaactattagggtccaaatacacaaataaatgtatcaaagacaaagcaaaatatcacccctttaagtGTCTTGTACGtattatatattgtattatgAGGCTGTAGGACAGATGGCATCACAGTcactgttttcacttttttttttcctcatgacatacgtcttcatttttggtgtttttgttccCTGCTGTCCTGTAAAATGACTTCCACCTCTGTGTGGTTTAAGTCGACGTTGAGGGAAACCTTGTGAGCCATGGAAGCAAGTTAGAAAAGAAATGTCATCCTCTGTTCAGGTGGCAGTAAATCTAGGATCCCACACAGTTTGGAAACATAGTGGAGCTGTTTTTAACAATAACCAGGACTGAGTATGTatggggaaaaaagagaaaaggtaTGGGAAATGTTGCATTAATGCACTATTTCAGGGTTTTTCATGTACATTTACAGTACAGAAAAAACACATCAAATGAAGAATCTCACCTCTGAGTGCTCATTGTGGATCCCATTTATGCTGTTCAAAAGGAAATTGACTGATTTCTGTCTTtctaaaataatccaaaaataatTTAAGATTCCCAAGCACAAATATCCATCAGTTTTCATTCCTTGAaggttaattacctccaccaaggaggttatgtttttgtcagggtttgtttgtttgtttgtttgtctgtccgttagtgtgcaacataactcaaaaagttatggacagatttggatgaaattttcagggtttgttggaaatgggataaggaagaaatgattaaattttggtggtgatcgggggtgggggggcccacgggggggggcactgatcagccttggcggaggtctgcgctctccgagtgcttctagttgtaatagtaatgataataatgtaaTACCATATATGATACCTTTATTCCAAATTATTGCCCCTATTCTGTTTTCTTATGTATATACACATCAGGAAGAATAAAGTGATCGTGCAAGTAGTGTTTTTTGTAGATAGCCACAGTCTGGTTGTGCCCTATTTGATCCTATTTCAGGAAAAAGTTCTATAAAAGTAATAGCAATAGTAAATGACGAGAGGCGAGAAATGTTTTCATCCCCTTGGAATTGTGCATCgtttacaccacaggtgtcaaacatgcagcccaggggccaaatcctgcccgccaaagggtccagtctggcccttgggatgaatttgtgaaatgcaaaaattacactgaagatattaatcattttagttcaggcaccACAAACAGACCACTTGAATCTTCattgggtcggatcagtaaaatactatcttaataacctataaatactcacaactccaaatatttccctttgtaaatgtaaaccttttcatgtcattttactatatttacactaaaacaaactaaattttcacaaaaccacaaacaacctcagcaaatatgaacattttgaaatgtctgaagtgtaattttaacaatattctgcctgctattaaatgttttgtgtatttgttgatccactgtgatttgtatgttgtaatttacatgtgtaaatgataaactgagacatattgttaaaatcgcacttagttttcataagaaattttcatttgttcatgttattcacagtgtttgaaagggtagttggtaaatataaacattttcatcgcataattttacttttttgctctaaaacatagagggaagtttggagttgacattttttatatgttattatgttattatttcactggtctggcccacttcagatcaagttTGGCTTaatgcagcccctgaactaaaatgagtttgacacccctgatttacacatatgattgttaatattaaagataattttacaagtcaagaatgTTGCAGTTTCCTTTAAAATTGCGGAACAATGACACTGTGAAGAAATGTTAATAGAAAAACGACACTCCGAAAAGTTGCAGAAGTTCTGTCATCTTAACTCTTCTTTCCACTATCTGGTCGGAGCTGCTAAAGCTGTCTCTGCAGCTTTAACATGACCAGAACTAGGGTGATTTTTCACCTCGTAATACTTTTCCCCTCGCTCTTAAATAATGTCAAATGTACCACAGCAGTGATCATCTTGATGGCGATGACGTGTAACATATGCAATTAGaaatgcagtccattcagctgtttaacgcaaaactacatgtttcttttcATGAATTGCAACTGTTTCTTAAATTAATGAACATCATTTCTATAAATGGTTCCAAcaggatatatatataaaaaaaattctcTCACCTTAGACCACCATTTCCTATTGTCTTTTGAGCAGGCGCCACACCAGCCAAGCAACAGTCCTATTACAGTCATTTGGCAGTAACACAAAGGACATGTGAGCTGTTGGATTTTAAAAGCATTtatttacagataaaaaaaatctaGGTTTGCACTCGAGCATCAAATATCTAACAAGAAGTCTGGAAAATTTGCTGTAGAAAACATGCAGGAACCCTCTGTTTACAAAAAATGCTGAGCTACCATCATGTTTACACAGGAAACAGTCAAGGGTGTGAAACTTTACAGCTCAGTTAGGCTTCATTTAGATACATTTATTGCTTGAAAGCGCTGACGGAGCTGATGTTAGTCTCTCCTCTGTCAGTCCTTCCAACTCTGTCTTCCAGCTCAACGGTGGAGCTGCTCCCATGAGCCGTGGCATCGTCTCGCACACAACACATGCTTCCCGCCATGCGCAGCACCTCCTTCCTCACCGAGGACGATATCAGAAAGTACATAACGGGATCGAGGCAGCTGTTGAGCGCAGAAAACAGCAAAGCGATCTCATTGGTTTTATCCGCCACGCCCATCCAGAAACATGACGTGTCCGTGATCTGGGTTTTGATGTAGAAAATCCTAACTAAGTGATAAGGCACGAAACAGACGGTGAAGACGAAGAGGATGAAGAAGGACTTCTTGGCCGTTCGAGAGTAGCGGGATGCATTTGGCAGGTCTGGCTTCTCCTTGGATCTTTTCAGAAGATTCAGGGCGATTTTCCCGTAAGACGCCATTAGAGAGATGAAGACGAGCCAGAAGATGAGCAGCACGAAGATGTTGATGTACGCTTTCCACTTTGCATCGTGAAGCTGCTTGTAATGGAAACACCTGCAAATACCAAACATGTAGCGTTAGCTCGTCTTGATAATATGACACACTGAAAGATAAAGGGTAAAACTTTATATGAACATAATAGTTACCGACATACATATCATCATTTTGGCTCCTCATTATGAACCCCTTATTACTGCTTTAATCTGCATGAACATGCTCAACAACTACCAGGCCATTAACTCACATATTGCCTCATTAACATCATCATAATTAGTGATAGTAACCAAGGAAAATATTGTacataaattaatttgtttatctCAGTTTTAACTTGAGAAAGTGGTGCCACAAGAATGTTCCCTTAATAGCACTTCAAAAATATTATCTATAACAAAATACAGAACTGCAAGTGTTAATTGTGTCCTGCAATTGTGTTAAGTTTTGATGTGTATTTAAAATCCACATCATTTGGGGGGGGGATGACCTACCTATGAATTACGGAATCTTCCCCTGGCTGTAAAATCTAAGGCATTTACTTAATTCTACCCAGACCGCTACTAAAACCCATACAGGCAGCAGTACAACAGTTTGTACatcatttctttttttacatttaaatcatGCATGAGTCTTGTTGTGACTTGTGTTTCTGTTTCACTCTGAACATGATGAACAACAACATGCTTCAGAATCAACTGCACAACACGCCGCCttcattttgctgcttttaaGAAGATGCGCCTGGGACCAGTTTAATGAAGATATGATATGCAGTGGCATTTTAGGgtttaataaataaagaaaatccaGCGCTTACTCTGTTAGCTTACGTTATCCATACTGTGCAAAGCATATGCAGGTTATAATTTATGCACTGCAGTTTCCTTTCTGAATATAAATACGCAGTAATTAGGAGGTTATTGAAGGAAAACTATCATGCAGAATAAGTCATTAACTGTTTTATGAGCGCCAGTATGTGTGTTCATAAACGCCTCATTGACGGTGAAATATATACCTTTTTAATATAAAGCGTTACTGCATTTTAATTAATAAAACTGTCACTAACTTGTCCCATGGTGGGTGGCTCTTTGACGTCACGATCACCAAAGTCATGGCAAAGGCCACAATCCAGACGGCCGCACAGATGGCGGCGCTCCATCTTGTAAACAGAAGTCTAAGCCACATCCCTGCACCATGATGGATCTTCAGATAGCGGTCCACGCTGATCATCCCCAGCAGAGTGATGCTGATGTACATGTTCATGTAGAAAAGGGTGCCCACTGCTTTACACAGAGTGGGACCCAGGCTCCAGGTATTGCCTCGACTGTGATAGAGAACCCTGAACGGCAGACACACCATCAGCAGCAGGTCGGCAAATGCTATGTTAATGAGGAACACCCGCACTGAATTCTTCTTAGAGTGCACAGAGAAGAAAGCCCACAGAGCCACCAAGTTTCCAACCAGACCCGGAACGAAGATGAAAGAGTAAAGCACAGCTAAAGACGTCTGCAGCGGGTTGTCGTCCAAACAGTCTTTTGTTTTGTTAGGAGTCGGGGTCGTGGTCAGATTCATGTCGCTTGTTTTTGTGCTGATTAGAAAAGGGAAAACATGTGGCATCTGAGAGATAGTTGTGGCAGCTGTGGCGATGCCTTTTGTCACGATGGTTTTTGTGATGTTCATCTCTGCAAAGAACGACAAAGATTTTAGATTAACCATAgtgtgtttggggtttttttggttttttttcagtcaTTCTCTTGTGGGCTGTTAGCCAAGGACCTAcacttgtggaaaaaattattagaccgtcaaacataatcaaaaacaatggttatgcaatcaagtactaactcctgtgtgtatcatgtaaccaaaacagacagaaaagaaaacatggaatgcctaaaagcactgtttttgtcagtacagtgccatagctatggatgtaagaactgaagtgattttggttattatcaagaaaaacatggaaattaGTCTAggtgtcagctctgaaattaaactcttatgagctatttttgttgtggtcattatttttgtccaaacaaatgtacctttagttgtaccaggcattaaaatgaacaagaaattgaagaaaacaagagctggttgaatcattttttccacgactgtttaTATGAATCATGGACTCTCCTCCTGGCTGTAAAATATAACACATTAACTCAACTCTGCTCAGATCATCACTAAAAACCATACAGGCAGCAACACaacattttatgtatttacttttttacatttgaaTCTTGCAAGAgtcttatgtttttgttttagaacatgctGAAAAACATGCTCTGCCAATTCATAGGAAATTCTTATCAAGAAAAGTAAATGAAAGACTGATAACCTTTATTGCTTTTTCCCCTCCCTGCTGTTCTCATATTAATTGCTTCAGAAGCTGCTTTCATTTTGCTGCTAATAAGAAAAGCAACTTGTCAGAATACTCACCCAGTCGCTGAAGTCCATCAAAACTACTTTGCGTTCATGTTTCTTTGTGGCCTGTACGGCGAAAATTAATAAACCTCCACTCCTGCACTGTGCACCAGAGAGTAGCTGCTCACTTGTGGTTTTTCaagtcctttttctttttgtctgtgttGAATCTGCAGAAAAGACCACAAGCCTTTGTTGACACGCACAGTTCAGTTTCTTTTTCCTCTCTCATTTGTCTGTCTGATGCTTTCCATCCTGCAGTGTCTTAATAATCAAAGTTCAACTGAAAAGACTCCTGTGCAGAGTTTACTGCTTCTTTGTGCGGTGTCTCTTCAAATGTGAGAAGTGTGGCCTCCTCAGCTGTGCTGTCGAACGTAAAGAGAAAAATGTTGAAGTTCACAGAGAAAACCTCATGCTGTGGTCAGCCCCCTCGTTCCTCACAACCACTCTGCAAAAGTCTGAGATGCGTTGAGAGGAAAAAGGGTTGGGCTCTGCTTCTGAACACACGCAGACTGATCACAAAGCTGGCACTGCTTGTATATACAATAAGCTTACCACTCTGGGCTCTTATtatagtatgtgtgtgtctgctgaGTTTAGCTCACTGTGAAAGAACAAGTCACCCGAAATACCAGTGTACGTCTACATAATGATAAAGTGAAACTCACAGCAAATAAGATCTGGTTTACTTTAAAGGAAGAAGGATTAAAAGTTAATTATGCCATAACTTTCTGAAAAATTTGATCAGTACAGCAGAAAACACTGAcacctaaaaatatatatatatatatatatatatatatatatatatgtgtgtgtgtgtgtgtgtgtgtgtataaggagaagaatacaaacacacaaacatgtatgAAAAGGGGATGTGGTCAACCTGGGGTGAGTGGTTCCTGTGGATGGGGGGTGAGggacctatttatttatttatttatttatttatttatttatttatttgacaggaacaatgcagtcaaacgtacactacaaacaaaaatttaataatatttctttttttttttgtcttttttttgttatttttgccatttgttaataaaactgtctggtcattgaaaaaatgtgtttcaattcaattcacacattaaaaagtaaaaatcgctgagcaagaatcccaactgaaaaaaattagtccaaaaatttaaaatatccttaactttttgtttgtagtgtagttgcagttgatgtgatgcatatactGTTTATAGCTaatgctaattctcaactccagtccctggttgggctcttccacaacattgcagtacaatataaaatatacatcattcaGAATAATCATAacatacaattcaataatccagtgttgcatttatatatgaggcattcactcactcactcactctcccacacaatatacacaatatttacagatgagaacagttgtgttttgtctttaaccagtgTTCTTCTGGCAGGGGCCTTATtacattgttattgtttttatgatcacTATTGTTATTATTCATGCACACACAGCCCACATGATGCTCAGAGTCAGCTAAAACATATGGCAATATCCATATCATTTATATAAGTACATTGCATTTTGTGAATCTTGTAGGTGATAagtccttttttttcctctctactttcttttttctttccttccttaATGCACTCCTTTGTCTGATATAACACactcaaataaaaatgtacactTGTCACTCACTTGCataaaaaagaggaggaaaaagtcaCCCAGA
This genomic window contains:
- the gpr34b gene encoding putative G-protein coupled receptor 34b; the protein is MNITKTIVTKGIATAATTISQMPHVFPFLISTKTSDMNLTTTPTPNKTKDCLDDNPLQTSLAVLYSFIFVPGLVGNLVALWAFFSVHSKKNSVRVFLINIAFADLLLMVCLPFRVLYHSRGNTWSLGPTLCKAVGTLFYMNMYISITLLGMISVDRYLKIHHGAGMWLRLLFTRWSAAICAAVWIVAFAMTLVIVTSKSHPPWDKCFHYKQLHDAKWKAYINIFVLLIFWLVFISLMASYGKIALNLLKRSKEKPDLPNASRYSRTAKKSFFILFVFTVCFVPYHLVRIFYIKTQITDTSCFWMGVADKTNEIALLFSALNSCLDPVMYFLISSSVRKEVLRMAGSMCCVRDDATAHGSSSTVELEDRVGRTDRGETNISSVSAFKQ